The following coding sequences are from one uncultured Methanobrevibacter sp. window:
- the nifS gene encoding cysteine desulfurase NifS, giving the protein MYMDNSATSPVKEEVFNAMVPYLKEEFGNPSTFYKLGRNAKKAVEEAREHVAKLINADTREIIFTSGGTESDNMAIKGVALKFEDKGKHIITTEIEHPAVLRTCEFLESRGYEVTYLPVNENGIISIEDLKNAIREDTILISVMHANNEIGTIQPIEEVGKIAKENGIIFHCDAVQSVGKIPVDVKEANIDLLSISSHKIYGPKGVGAIFIRKGVRLELLIHGGGQENGLRSGTENVPGIVGFGKAAELAYEHLDENIAKLTELRDALIEKISDRIPEAYLNGDRENRLPNNVNFRFAAIEGEGLILRLDAKGINGATGSACSSKSLKASYVLSALGLEDAEIHGSLRLSLGTENSLEDVDVVVDALDEVVSGLRRMSPLWDNENNESLELDESKFTDPDH; this is encoded by the coding sequence AGAAGAAGTATTTAATGCAATGGTACCTTATTTGAAAGAAGAATTCGGTAATCCTTCTACTTTTTATAAATTAGGTAGGAATGCTAAAAAAGCGGTTGAAGAAGCTCGTGAACATGTAGCTAAATTAATTAATGCTGATACAAGGGAGATCATATTTACAAGTGGAGGAACTGAATCTGACAATATGGCTATTAAAGGTGTGGCTCTTAAATTTGAAGATAAAGGTAAACATATTATTACTACAGAAATTGAGCATCCTGCAGTATTAAGAACTTGTGAATTCCTTGAATCAAGAGGATATGAAGTTACTTATTTGCCAGTAAATGAAAATGGTATAATCAGTATAGAAGATTTAAAAAATGCAATTAGAGAAGATACCATTTTAATTTCTGTCATGCATGCAAATAATGAGATAGGAACTATACAGCCAATTGAAGAGGTAGGTAAGATTGCAAAGGAAAATGGAATTATCTTCCATTGTGATGCAGTGCAATCTGTAGGTAAGATTCCAGTGGATGTTAAAGAAGCAAATATTGACTTATTGTCCATTTCTTCCCATAAGATTTATGGTCCAAAAGGTGTTGGTGCAATATTTATTAGAAAAGGAGTTAGATTAGAATTATTGATTCATGGGGGAGGTCAAGAGAACGGTCTTAGGTCTGGTACTGAAAATGTTCCAGGTATCGTAGGTTTTGGTAAAGCTGCTGAGCTTGCTTATGAACATTTGGATGAAAACATTGCAAAACTTACAGAATTAAGAGATGCTCTTATTGAAAAGATTAGTGATAGGATTCCAGAAGCTTACTTAAATGGGGATAGAGAGAATAGACTTCCAAATAATGTAAACTTTAGATTTGCAGCAATCGAAGGGGAAGGTTTGATCTTAAGATTAGATGCTAAAGGAATCAATGGTGCAACTGGTTCTGCATGTTCATCAAAAAGTCTAAAGGCATCCTATGTATTAAGTGCTTTAGGTTTGGAAGATGCTGAGATTCACGGTTCCTTAAGATTAAGTTTAGGTACTGAAAATAGCTTAGAAGATGTAGATGTTGTTGTAGATGCATTGGATGAAGTTGTTTCAGGATTAAGAAGAATGTCCCCATTATGGGATAATGAAAATAATGAATCTTTAGAATTAGATGAGTCTAAGTTTACAGACCCAGATCATTAA